The following is a genomic window from Magnetococcales bacterium.
GATGCACAGGGCACATACACGATACCGTTGAACGACACACTCACCGCCCATGTCAATGCCGCAGGCACTCTGACACTGACGGGTCACCAGTCCAAAGATGAACTCGTCAAGGCCGTGACCCTGAAGCAAAGGGGATGGGCCACACTCGATAAGACAGGGCGTTTCGATGCTCCGTACAGTCACATGGAGAAGGTTTCCTGGATGATTGAAAACGATAAATTTAATATTAAAAAGTTCGCAAGCTCATATTATGAACCAGGTCTTCTGGTAAAATATTATAAAAATAGCCAAAAATTCTTGTCGAATGGTCAATTTTCATTCGCCACGGGCGTGCCCATGCCACCCAGCATCGATGATCTTGCCTTCATCAGTGAACCGGAAACTGCGGATACCCCTGCACAGATCCTTGTTTCCTCACAGGCAATTGGCAATACCATAGAAGATATCGTTCTCTACCACAACGGCAAAAAAGTGCCAGCGCACCATCGATTCATCGACAAGACGGATGCGAAAGAAGACAACAACGTCAGGGCCGTCGCTTTCAACGTTCTGCCCCAGGCCGGCAACAACGAATTCAAGGCCATCGCGGTCGGCTACGACCACATGGAAGGCAATAGCAAGGTCATCACGAAAGAGTTGCCCGGCACCACAACCGGCAACCTGTACGCCCTCGTTGTTGGCGTCAATGAATACAAGGGGAAAGCATTCAATCTCGATTACGCCGTCAATGACGCTGAAGCAATCAAGAAATTTTTTTCAAGTGCGCAGATTAAGTTTAAGAATATCTACACGCATCACATTTATGACCATGACGCCACAAAAAGCAACATCATTCAGCTTATGAAAGATATCGGCAAGAAGACGACACAGAGCGATGTTGTCGTCATCTATTTTGCGGGACACGGTGTTGTGAGTCATGAAAAGTGGTACTTTTTATCGCATGATTTCAATGAGGCATCGGACAAGGCTGTCCAGAATGCGGGTATCAGCGCATCAAGCTTGCAGGAAATTCTTCTGAACGAGTTCCGCTCGAATAGAATGTTCATCATGTTTGATGCATGCCATTCTGAAGAAGCCATCCATGGCATTGAAAAATTTGCTCAAATGAAGGAGCAATATTTATTGAGTCAAAATATCGGTATCGGCTTGCTGTCCGGATCCCGTTCCAACCAGAAAACAGCAGAGTTGCCGGACCTTGGGCATGGTCTGTTCACATTCGCCGTGTTGGAAGCGTTGAACGGAAAGGCGTTTTCATATAAAGAGAAGAACAAGGTGTTCGTCTCGGATGTGATTGCGTTTGCAGAAAAGAAAGTCGATGAGTACTCTGAAAAAGTGCTTGGAATGTCACAAAAACCATTCGGTATGCTGAGCGGATTCGATGTTTTTCTGGCTGGTTATTGATCCGACAGCCAACGTAGCGTACCCATCCGGTCATCCCCTGAACAAACTTCTGAATCGGTGACTGTTCATCACCCGGCAACGAATCGGGATCCAGGGAGCTGGCTCCCTGGCAGGTCCACAGGACGGAATCCTGGTGGCGGAGCAAACCATGAATCGGTCTTGTGTGTGCCCCTGGTCCAATCCAACCAGGTGATCGGGGCCATTTATCTGGAAAACAATCTGCTGAAGGGGGAATTTTCGCCCCGGCGCGTGGAGATGCTGCGCCTGATGGGCACCCAGGCCGCCATG
Proteins encoded in this region:
- a CDS encoding caspase family protein, with the protein product MTMSGYIRIVTVFLVIMCSAHDSMAGPVDSGVQRLVSDSISRAVNRAIVNNINFMLRHAELKIDDELHNLSSVYIHADKTKIGLVFGDDARVWDFATGQHKPVSLSELSGWDKITPDAQGTYTIPLNDTLTAHVNAAGTLTLTGHQSKDELVKAVTLKQRGWATLDKTGRFDAPYSHMEKVSWMIENDKFNIKKFASSYYEPGLLVKYYKNSQKFLSNGQFSFATGVPMPPSIDDLAFISEPETADTPAQILVSSQAIGNTIEDIVLYHNGKKVPAHHRFIDKTDAKEDNNVRAVAFNVLPQAGNNEFKAIAVGYDHMEGNSKVITKELPGTTTGNLYALVVGVNEYKGKAFNLDYAVNDAEAIKKFFSSAQIKFKNIYTHHIYDHDATKSNIIQLMKDIGKKTTQSDVVVIYFAGHGVVSHEKWYFLSHDFNEASDKAVQNAGISASSLQEILLNEFRSNRMFIMFDACHSEEAIHGIEKFAQMKEQYLLSQNIGIGLLSGSRSNQKTAELPDLGHGLFTFAVLEALNGKAFSYKEKNKVFVSDVIAFAEKKVDEYSEKVLGMSQKPFGMLSGFDVFLAGY